In the Methylomonas rhizoryzae genome, one interval contains:
- a CDS encoding 3-hydroxyacyl-CoA dehydrogenase/enoyl-CoA hydratase family protein, producing MKVQRVAVIGAGVMGSAIAAHLANAGTDVDLLDVPAEQGPRDALAEQAIARLLKAEPKPLMLPGYAKRIRPGNLADHLHRLQDADWVIEAIVEQLEVKRELYRRLHAHCGPNTLISSNTSTLPLSLLMQDSSAEFRRRFMISHFFNPPRYMRLLECVPHPELDIGLQRRIEEFAATDLGKGCIRCHDTPGFIANRIGTYWLQIAFRAAERHLLAIEDCDAAMALFGVPKTGVFGLLDLVGLDLMPKILGGFSRMLPADDALTPLCRVPYRLQALLDAGYSGRKGQGGFYRLHHDAGGKHRQAVDLNSGEFRNVRKVRLKIGHSAAELRAFLCSDDALGRFSWEVWAHTLCYAAGRIPEIADTPEAIDAAMRLGYNWHYGPFELLDFLGADWFVARLAAEGFEIPDWLHNAAPVYRYGKHQAECRGPGYDYRPIVRPAGTLLLSDIKRGSRPLLGNASASVWHIGDEVACLELHSKMNTLAPDLLGLLPQLVSDLRGSFAGLVIYSDTDYFSAGANLALIAPALQAGDWEAIANIVRLGQNSFRALKYAPFPVVGAPSGLALGGGCEILLHCDALCAHAETYMGLVEAGVGLVPGWGGCKELLGRWLQFNKRPGGPMPAIAQTFELIATAKVSSSAAEAQSRLFLGRDDRIVMNRDRVLAQAKAMVLQCAPSYQAPTPYSYRLPGASGAAALDMQIRNLRKAGNISDYDVEIATRLARVLTGGDTDMNLELSEQDILDLELAAFDALVRQSSTQARLQHLLETGKPLRN from the coding sequence ACACCGCTTACAGGATGCCGATTGGGTAATAGAAGCCATAGTGGAGCAACTGGAGGTCAAACGCGAACTCTACCGACGCTTGCACGCGCATTGCGGCCCCAACACCTTGATCTCGTCCAACACCTCCACCCTGCCGCTAAGTCTGCTGATGCAGGACAGTTCGGCGGAATTTCGCCGCCGCTTCATGATCAGCCATTTTTTCAATCCGCCGCGTTACATGCGTTTGCTGGAATGCGTACCCCATCCTGAGCTGGATATCGGCCTGCAGCGGCGCATCGAGGAATTTGCCGCGACCGATTTGGGTAAAGGCTGTATTCGCTGCCACGATACCCCTGGTTTTATCGCTAACCGGATAGGCACCTATTGGCTACAGATCGCCTTCCGCGCCGCCGAACGCCACCTGCTTGCCATAGAAGACTGCGACGCGGCCATGGCGTTGTTCGGCGTGCCGAAAACCGGGGTGTTCGGCTTGTTGGATCTGGTCGGTTTGGATTTGATGCCGAAAATCCTGGGCGGCTTCAGCCGCATGCTGCCGGCTGACGACGCGTTGACGCCGCTGTGCCGGGTGCCTTACCGCTTGCAAGCCTTGTTGGATGCCGGCTATAGCGGTCGCAAAGGCCAAGGCGGATTTTACCGCTTGCACCACGACGCTGGCGGCAAACACCGGCAAGCCGTCGATTTGAACAGCGGCGAATTTCGCAACGTCCGAAAAGTGCGCTTGAAAATCGGCCACTCCGCAGCCGAATTACGCGCATTTCTGTGTTCCGACGACGCGTTAGGGCGCTTTAGTTGGGAGGTGTGGGCGCACACGCTTTGCTATGCCGCCGGCCGGATTCCGGAAATTGCCGATACCCCCGAGGCGATAGACGCGGCCATGCGCCTCGGATACAACTGGCACTACGGGCCGTTCGAGCTACTGGATTTTTTGGGCGCCGATTGGTTTGTCGCGCGCCTGGCGGCCGAGGGCTTTGAAATTCCCGACTGGCTGCACAATGCCGCCCCTGTCTACCGTTACGGCAAGCATCAAGCCGAGTGCCGCGGCCCCGGCTACGATTATCGCCCTATCGTCCGACCGGCGGGCACGCTATTGCTGAGCGACATCAAACGGGGTAGCCGGCCGCTACTGGGCAACGCTTCGGCCAGCGTATGGCACATCGGCGACGAGGTAGCCTGTTTGGAATTGCATAGCAAGATGAACACGCTGGCCCCCGACCTGCTCGGCTTGCTGCCGCAATTGGTTTCCGACCTGCGCGGCAGCTTTGCCGGCCTGGTGATATACAGCGATACCGACTACTTTTCCGCCGGCGCCAATCTGGCTTTGATCGCCCCGGCGTTGCAGGCCGGCGATTGGGAAGCCATCGCCAATATCGTCCGTTTGGGACAAAACAGCTTTCGCGCCTTGAAATACGCACCGTTTCCGGTGGTCGGCGCGCCGTCCGGCCTAGCCTTGGGCGGCGGCTGCGAAATCCTGCTGCATTGCGATGCGCTATGCGCACACGCCGAAACCTACATGGGGCTAGTGGAAGCAGGAGTCGGCTTGGTCCCCGGCTGGGGCGGCTGTAAAGAGCTGCTGGGGCGTTGGCTGCAATTCAACAAACGGCCGGGTGGGCCGATGCCGGCCATTGCCCAAACCTTCGAGCTGATCGCGACGGCCAAAGTCAGTAGTTCCGCCGCCGAAGCGCAAAGCCGCTTATTTCTCGGCCGCGACGACCGCATCGTCATGAACCGCGATAGGGTTTTGGCACAAGCAAAAGCTATGGTGTTGCAATGCGCGCCAAGCTATCAAGCGCCTACCCCTTACAGCTACCGGTTACCGGGCGCCAGCGGCGCGGCGGCTTTGGACATGCAAATCCGCAATCTGCGTAAAGCCGGCAACATCAGCGATTACGACGTCGAAATCGCTACCCGCTTGGCACGCGTCTTGACCGGGGGCGATACCGATATGAATTTAGAACTGAGCGAGCAGGACATTCTGGATTTGGAATTAGCCGCCTTCGATGCCTTGGTCCGACAAAGCAGCACCCAAGCCAGGCTGCAACATTTGTTGGAAACCGGCAAACCCCTGCGCAATTGA
- a CDS encoding acyl-CoA dehydrogenase, with amino-acid sequence MNLYLSAGLLILAVGLIGPLRRRVMVRPVFNAMRRSLPPISQTEREALEAGKPWWDAELFTGQPDWRKLHALPAPSLSPQEQAFLDGPVQTLCAMLDDWNITHRRRDLPPEVWHYIREQRFCGIIIPKHYGGLEFSEFAHSQIVMKIASRSTSAAVTVMVPNSLGPAKLLLAYGTEAQKNHYLPRLAQGLELPAFALTSPVAGSDAASMTDTGVVCYAPFGAEPRVLGIRLNWEKRYITLGPVATVLGLAFKLYDPEHLLGERDEIGITLALIPTDTPGVSIGRRHFPLDSGFQNGPNWGKDVFIPLDWVIGGQSQCGNGWKMLMQCLATGRAISLPALSVGAAKSVSRFCGAYARVRRQFGVPLGAFEGIEEVLARMAGTTYLTDAARQVTCAALDAGEKPAVISAILKYHLTESMRKTVNDGMDILGGAGICLGPNNFLGRVYQVVPVAITVEGANILTRSLMIFGQGSVRCHPFVQAEMQALDNPDSNRGLIEFDRVLRRHTAFLLGNLLRGIYYGFGGCYFSRAPGDRHTRRYYRRINRLSTAFALSADFALLALGGGLKRKERISARLGDVLSYLYLCCCALKHFEDQGSPPAALPLLDWACQHSLHRAQQSLLASFWLFPTRIPTLLLRSLLFPFGKPYAPPADRLCGQLAQLLMTDNPGRDDLTAGIFLSPSANDPSGRIEHAFKAVIAAEAAESAVKHAQKQGRLARGYPDEALLATALNAGIIDAEQAERLRAANAARANAIKVDDFDPADLALTPR; translated from the coding sequence ATGAACCTGTATTTAAGTGCCGGATTGCTGATCTTGGCCGTAGGCCTGATCGGACCGCTACGCCGCCGTGTGATGGTACGGCCTGTTTTCAACGCCATGCGCCGCAGCTTGCCGCCGATTTCGCAAACCGAACGGGAAGCCTTGGAAGCCGGCAAACCCTGGTGGGACGCGGAACTGTTTACCGGGCAGCCGGACTGGCGCAAGTTGCACGCCTTACCGGCGCCAAGTTTAAGTCCGCAAGAGCAAGCCTTTTTGGACGGCCCGGTCCAAACCTTGTGCGCCATGCTGGACGATTGGAACATCACCCACCGGCGCCGGGATTTGCCGCCCGAAGTCTGGCACTACATCCGCGAACAGCGCTTTTGCGGCATCATCATTCCCAAACACTATGGAGGACTGGAATTTTCCGAGTTCGCTCATTCGCAAATCGTCATGAAAATCGCCAGCCGCAGCACCAGCGCGGCCGTCACGGTGATGGTGCCCAATTCCCTGGGCCCTGCCAAGTTATTGTTGGCCTATGGTACCGAGGCACAAAAAAACCATTATCTGCCGCGCCTGGCGCAAGGCCTGGAATTGCCGGCTTTTGCCTTGACCAGCCCGGTCGCCGGCAGCGACGCCGCCTCGATGACCGATACGGGCGTGGTGTGTTACGCCCCGTTCGGCGCCGAACCCCGCGTACTGGGGATACGCCTAAACTGGGAGAAACGCTACATCACGTTAGGGCCGGTTGCCACCGTATTGGGTCTGGCCTTCAAATTGTACGATCCCGAACATTTATTGGGCGAACGCGATGAAATCGGCATTACTCTCGCCCTGATTCCCACCGACACGCCCGGGGTCAGTATCGGCAGACGACATTTCCCGCTGGACTCCGGCTTTCAGAACGGACCCAATTGGGGTAAAGACGTGTTCATTCCGCTGGACTGGGTGATCGGGGGGCAATCGCAATGCGGCAACGGCTGGAAAATGCTGATGCAATGCCTGGCTACCGGCCGCGCCATCTCCTTGCCAGCCTTGAGCGTGGGGGCGGCCAAATCCGTGTCGCGCTTCTGCGGCGCTTACGCCCGCGTCCGTCGGCAATTCGGTGTCCCCTTGGGAGCGTTCGAAGGCATAGAAGAAGTATTGGCCCGCATGGCCGGCACCACTTATCTGACGGACGCCGCCCGGCAGGTGACGTGCGCCGCCTTGGACGCCGGGGAGAAACCGGCGGTGATTTCGGCAATTTTGAAATACCACCTGACCGAAAGCATGCGCAAAACCGTCAACGACGGCATGGACATCCTGGGCGGCGCCGGGATTTGCCTGGGACCGAACAATTTCCTGGGTCGGGTCTATCAAGTGGTGCCGGTGGCGATTACCGTGGAAGGCGCCAACATCCTGACTCGCAGCTTAATGATTTTCGGTCAAGGCTCGGTGCGCTGCCATCCCTTCGTACAAGCGGAAATGCAGGCCTTGGATAACCCGGATTCGAACCGAGGTCTGATCGAGTTTGACCGGGTCTTACGCCGGCACACCGCATTTCTGCTCGGCAATCTGCTACGCGGGATCTACTATGGATTCGGCGGTTGTTATTTCAGCCGCGCTCCCGGCGACCGCCACACCCGCCGTTACTACCGGCGCATCAACCGACTGAGCACCGCCTTTGCACTGAGCGCGGATTTCGCCTTATTGGCGCTGGGCGGCGGCTTGAAACGCAAGGAACGCATTTCCGCGCGCTTGGGCGACGTACTCAGCTATCTGTATCTGTGCTGCTGCGCCTTGAAGCATTTCGAAGACCAAGGCTCGCCGCCGGCCGCCCTACCCTTGCTGGACTGGGCGTGTCAACACAGTTTGCACCGTGCGCAACAAAGCCTCTTGGCATCATTTTGGCTGTTCCCCACCCGTATTCCGACATTGCTGCTGCGCAGCTTGCTGTTTCCGTTCGGCAAACCCTATGCACCGCCGGCCGATCGCTTGTGCGGCCAATTGGCACAGCTATTGATGACAGACAACCCCGGCCGCGACGATTTAACCGCCGGCATTTTCCTGAGTCCGTCGGCGAACGACCCGAGCGGGCGCATCGAACATGCTTTCAAAGCGGTAATAGCCGCAGAAGCCGCGGAATCCGCCGTCAAACATGCACAAAAACAAGGCCGCTTAGCGCGCGGTTATCCGGACGAGGCCTTGCTGGCGACAGCCCTGAATGCCGGGATCATCGACGCCGAACAAGCCGAGAGGCTACGCGCCGCCAACGCGGCCCGGGCAAACGCTATCAAGGTGGATGACTTCGACCCGGCGGATTTGGCGTTGACACCGCGATAG